In Hyperolius riggenbachi isolate aHypRig1 chromosome 10, aHypRig1.pri, whole genome shotgun sequence, a genomic segment contains:
- the LOC137536490 gene encoding toll-like receptor 13, giving the protein MDLNFEECEAFEDLDFSIGVYCGKVESLHDALKEVPLETDWLCLKTYHKVTLEEGAFSLFTRLRSLYIAGNMELLPGAFSGLPQLSILWIGKQDESNNITFHEDALYGLNSLQELKIFGVNLSEFSTLMFEPLHLLENLVLEQSGINNLSEVTTSLKSFKHLHKLSIIGSINLEFKQTDCLTTQYFANHGGSLRFVDFNISYLDLSQTKFSTVEDNSLCNFPHLQVFHLEKSGFEMEDFFKSGIKTIKTISFPRNGVTVLDICKLASHFKTEELLLGDNGVHRVVTSTGSCKHVTKLDLSFNYLTKITVNQRFPNLLELDLASNEMLNLNICANESVPVMKLVYLNVSFNYLLSLHKGQFACLKDLKVLSLENNKINHIQDLAFDGLEKLQVLNLQYNSLFVIGEYTLENLFVLTHLNLYGNMIQSIDGEAFKHLFSLVSLELTYNIATDFYWWQNIQESVMYLSLKADILQLSAEEVGDFPFLETFSVDSTNTVTSCSKFTGIKELHLKNLLLFKCDEDWGSPFRNYTNLKKLYYTGNREDFSDPTLSNTLKYVPQLNFLYLQDTDKMVKYGQLNAYEMFCGLSHLKFLHLKNSGIDYWDFKDLFNDLHELEFLLVENQNIQVINETVFETMPNLKYIYFLQTTFPCSCKFTGMLSWVESSESVSIIDFSNQECLINNLKNNFVDFLHTSCLTNLDMIMFLLTFFGTLLFMVISLFYETILWYIVYAVYTVKCWLNRRNHNRRRDHYEYDVFVSYSVQNELWVVEQLLPSLEVNGPPFFKVCIHNRDFEVGRDILENIVDSIYNSRWTVCVVSHHYLQSNWCSLEMRMATYRLLSESKDSLILVFLDKINKEELQYYHRLIKLLDKKTHLEWPDDKNGQELFWARLREVIAKSGRDATMAYGS; this is encoded by the coding sequence ATGGATCTGAATTTTGAGGAATGTGAAGCATTTGAGGATCTGGATTTTTCCATCGGAGTTTATTGTGGCAAAGTGGAGAGCCTTCATGATGCACTGAAAGAGGTCCCCTTGGAAACTGACTGGCTTTGCCTGAAAACATATCACAAAGTCACGCTGGAAGAGGGAGCCTTCTCTCTATTCACACGCTTGAGATCTCTTTATATTGCAGGAAATATGGAACTTCTGCCTGGAGCCTTCAGTGGTCTTCCGCAGCTGTCTATTCTGTGGATTGGGAAACAAGATGAGAGTAACAACATCACATTTCATGAAGATGCCTTATATGGATTAAATTCACTGCAAGAACTCAAAATATTTGGAGTGAATCTATCAGAATTCTCCACTTTAATGTTTGAACCTTTGCATCTTCTGGAAAATCTAGTACTGGAGCAAAGCGGTATCAACAATCTGTCTGAGGTCACAACCTCACTGAAATCTTTCAAACACTTACACAAACTATCAATAATTGGCAGTATCAATTTGGAATTTAAGCAAACTGATTGTCTCACAACACAATATTTTGCAAATCATGGAGGGTCTTTAAGGTTTGTAGATTTCAATATCAGCTACCTTGACTTGAGCCAAACTAAGTTCAGCACAGTTGAAGATAATTCTCTCTGCAACTTTCCGCACCTACAAGTCTTTCATCTTGAAAAAAGTGGCTTTGAAATGGAAGACTTCTTTAAGTCGGGTATCAAGACGATCAAGACCATTTCTTTCCCAAGGAATGGTGTTACAGTCCTTGACATTTGTAAGTTGGCTTCTCATTTTAAAACAGAGGAACTTTTACTTGGAGATAATGGGGTACATAGAGTCGTCACTTCCACTGGCTCCTGCAAACATGTAACGAAATTAGATTTGTCATTCAATTATCTAACTAAGATCACAGTAAACCAAAGGTTTCCCAATTTACTGGAGCTGGATTTGGCATCTAACGAAATGTTGAATTTGAATATTTGTGCCAATGAATCTGTACCGGTTATGAAGCTGGTCTACTTAAATGTATCTTTTAATTATCTGCTTAGTTTACATAAAGGACAGTTTGCCTGTCTAAAAGATCTTAAAGTATTATCTTTGGAGAACAACAAAATTAATCACATTCAGGACTTAGCCTTTGATGGTTTAGAGAAATTGCAGGTTTTGAATTTACAGTACAACAGTCTGTTTGTTATCGGCGAATATACATTAGAAAATTTGTTTGTATTAACGCATTTGAATTTGTACGGAAATATGATACAGAGCATTGATGGGGAGGCCTTTAAGCATCTCTTCAGTCTCGTAAGCCTAGAGCTGACGTATAATATCGCCACTGATTTCTATTGGTGGCAAAATATACAAGAGTCAGTGATGTACTTATCACTGAAGGCAGATATTTTACAGTTGTCCGCAGAAGAGGTAGGGGATTTTCCATTTCTTGAAACCTTCAGTGTGGATTCAACGAACACTGTAACGAGTTGTTCTAAATTTACTGGCATTAAAGAGTTACATTTAAAAAACCTTCTACTCTTTAAATGCGATGAGGACTGGGGCAGCCCATTCAGGAATTATACAAACCTTAAAAAACTGTATTACACAGGAAACAGAGAAGATTTttctgaccccactttgagcaacacACTGAAATACGTGCCACAACTAAACTTCCTTTATCTACAAGATACTGATAAAATGGTTAAATACGGTCAGTTAAATGCTTATGAAATGTTCTGTGGATTGTCACACCTTAAATTTCTACATTTAAAGAACTCTGGAATTGATTATTGGGATTTCAAAGACCTTTTTAACGATTTACATGAACTGGAGTTTCTTCTTGTTGAAAACCAGAATATTCAAGTCATTAATGAAACCGTATTTGAGACAATGCCTAATTTGAagtatatttattttttgcaaaccACTTTTCCCTGCAGTTGTAAGTTCACCGGAATGCTGTCATGGGTGGAATCTAGTGAAAGTGTGTCCATCATTGACTTTAGCAACCAGGAATGCCTCAtcaacaatttaaaaaacaattttGTAGATTTCTTGCACACTAGTTGTCTGACTAATCTGGACATGATAATGTTCTTGCTGACTTTTTTTGGCACTCTGCTGTTCATGGTTATATCACTCTTCTATGAAACTATATTGTGGTACATTGTTTACGCTGTCTACACAGTGAAATGTTGGCTAAACCGCAGAAATCATAACAGGAGAAGAGATCATTATGAATATGATGTCTTTGTTTCTTACAGTGTACAAAATGAACTGTGGGTTGTGGAGCAGCTCCTTCCCAGCCTAGAGGTAAATGGACCACCTTTCTTCAAAGTGTGCATCCATAATCGGGACTTTGAGGTTGGCCGAGACATTTTGGAGAACATAGTGGATAGTATCTATAACAGCAGATGGACAGTATGTGTTGTCTCCCATCACTACCTACAAAGTAACTGGTGCTCTCTAGAAATGAGGATGGCAACCTACAGGCTACTATCCGAGAGTAAGGACTCTCTGATTTTGGTGTTCCTTGATAAGATCAACAAAGAAGAACTGCAATATTACCATAGACTGATTAAACTGCTGGACAAAAAGACCCATCTGGAATGGCCAGATGATAAAAATGGACAGGAGCTCTTCTGGGCAAGGCTACGTGAAGTGATTGCTAAGTCTGGAAGAGACGCAACAATGGCATATGGATCCTGA